A single Mangrovimonas sp. YM274 DNA region contains:
- a CDS encoding NAD-dependent epimerase/dehydratase family protein encodes MSSKILIIGACGQIGSELTTRLRNIYGNDNVIASDINYNNLDVVNSGIFEIVDAQDYGSIKVCVEKYQIDTIYLMAAMLSATGEKYPMKAWDLNMDSLFHVLNLAKDGFIKHVFWPSSIAVFGPTTPKVNTPQHTVMEPTTVYGITKQVGERWCEYYHNKYGVDVRSIRYPGIISWKTLPGGGTTDYAVEIYHKALSESAYECFLSEETELPMMFMDDAINATVDLMQADAEKLSIRSSYNVAAISFTPAQLAEEIKKHIPDFKITYSPDFRQDIADSWPKSIDDSTARKDWNWSHSFDMSKMTKEMLDNLAKSLSTKSAD; translated from the coding sequence ATGTCATCAAAAATATTAATTATTGGCGCTTGTGGGCAAATAGGATCTGAATTAACCACGAGACTTCGAAACATTTATGGAAACGACAATGTGATTGCCAGCGACATCAATTATAACAACCTTGATGTTGTAAACTCTGGGATATTTGAAATAGTAGATGCTCAAGACTATGGCTCTATTAAAGTTTGTGTAGAAAAATATCAAATCGACACTATTTACCTTATGGCCGCTATGCTTAGTGCCACTGGTGAAAAATACCCAATGAAAGCCTGGGATTTGAACATGGACTCTTTATTCCATGTTTTAAATTTGGCTAAAGACGGTTTTATCAAGCATGTATTTTGGCCTTCTAGTATTGCTGTTTTTGGACCTACTACACCAAAAGTAAATACACCACAGCATACGGTTATGGAGCCAACCACTGTTTATGGAATCACCAAACAAGTTGGAGAACGTTGGTGCGAATACTATCACAACAAATACGGTGTGGATGTGAGAAGCATCCGCTACCCTGGTATTATTAGCTGGAAAACCCTTCCTGGAGGTGGTACTACAGACTACGCCGTAGAAATTTACCATAAAGCCTTATCGGAAAGTGCTTATGAATGCTTCCTGTCGGAAGAAACGGAATTACCAATGATGTTTATGGACGATGCCATTAACGCTACGGTAGACCTTATGCAAGCCGATGCCGAAAAGCTTTCCATCCGTTCATCCTATAACGTGGCCGCTATAAGTTTTACACCGGCACAATTGGCTGAGGAAATCAAAAAACACATACCAGATTTCAAGATTACCTACAGTCCTGACTTTAGACAGGATATTGCCGATAGCTGGCCAAAAAGCATTGACGATTCAACTGCTAGAAAGGACTGGAATTGGTCCCATTCTTTCGATATGTCAAAAATGACCAAAGAAATGTTGGACAATTTGGCGAAGTCCTTAAGCACTAAAAGCGCCGACTAA
- a CDS encoding M13 family metallopeptidase — protein sequence MNTNMKHALAVSVLSLAAFTSCKEEAKVAETAMAEEKVPGIILENMDTSVSPKNDFYNYVNGSWMKNTQIPDDETRWGGFTQLRKDTRQDVLEIVNTSKELGTYAEGTDQKKALLIYETELDTVARNAAGIAPIQPLLEAINGIQSLEDMQTVYAKTTGVAAPFAGIGAEADLNNSSMNIAWVGPGGLGLQRDYYLDQDAKSQEIRQKYVAHIARMLQFINYDEASAKTAADKILAMETQLAEPRLDKVASRDVRNFNNPTSLAELQAMTPAIDWAKFIKDMGIEKSLDTLNVMQPKYMAALQNFLTTTSIEDIKTLMTWETLDGLAGYLTTEIERANWEFYQKTLNGAKKMQPADERALGTVGRAAGEAVGKLYVDAKFPPEAKAKAEEMIRNVITAFQNRITALDWMSDETKEKAVEKLSKMTIKIAYPDEWEDYSKLAVKEGNGYFQNMMAASEWSNQKNLSKIGEPVDKKEWGMSPQTVNAYFNPLNNEIVFPAAILQPPFYNFDADDAVNYGGIGAVIGHEISHSFDDSGARFDGDGNLKNWWTEQDLEEFTKRGNQLAEQYSAIEVLDSVYINGAFTLGENIGDLGGVLGAYDALQLDFQKNGRPENIDGFTPEQRFFMSWATVWRTLMRDDALRTRIKTDTHSPGQVRATQPLKNIDAFYEAFDIQEGDPMYLAPEDRVRIW from the coding sequence ATGAATACCAATATGAAACATGCTTTAGCGGTATCTGTATTAAGCTTGGCGGCGTTTACTTCTTGTAAGGAAGAGGCCAAGGTTGCAGAGACTGCAATGGCAGAAGAAAAGGTGCCGGGAATTATCCTTGAAAATATGGATACTTCTGTAAGCCCAAAGAATGACTTTTACAATTATGTAAATGGTAGCTGGATGAAAAACACCCAAATACCAGATGATGAAACACGATGGGGAGGTTTTACACAATTGAGAAAAGATACAAGACAAGATGTACTTGAAATAGTGAATACTTCTAAAGAGTTGGGAACTTATGCTGAAGGAACTGACCAGAAGAAGGCACTTTTAATTTATGAAACTGAATTGGATACTGTAGCGCGTAATGCTGCAGGGATTGCACCAATTCAACCCTTATTGGAGGCTATCAACGGTATCCAATCATTGGAAGACATGCAAACGGTGTATGCTAAAACGACTGGTGTAGCAGCACCTTTCGCAGGCATTGGTGCGGAAGCCGATTTGAACAACAGTTCCATGAACATTGCTTGGGTTGGTCCTGGAGGTTTAGGATTGCAACGTGATTATTATTTAGATCAAGATGCCAAGTCTCAAGAAATCCGTCAAAAATATGTAGCGCACATTGCTAGAATGTTGCAGTTCATCAATTATGATGAGGCATCGGCTAAAACGGCTGCTGACAAGATTTTGGCTATGGAAACGCAATTGGCAGAACCAAGATTGGATAAAGTAGCGAGTAGAGATGTAAGAAACTTTAATAACCCTACAAGCCTTGCTGAGTTGCAAGCCATGACACCTGCTATTGATTGGGCAAAATTCATCAAGGATATGGGAATTGAAAAATCTCTTGATACGCTTAATGTTATGCAGCCAAAATATATGGCGGCATTGCAAAACTTTTTGACGACTACGTCAATTGAAGATATCAAAACCTTAATGACTTGGGAGACTTTAGATGGTTTGGCTGGATATTTAACTACCGAAATTGAAAGAGCTAACTGGGAGTTTTACCAAAAAACATTAAATGGAGCTAAGAAAATGCAACCGGCTGATGAGCGCGCTTTAGGTACTGTAGGTCGTGCTGCTGGTGAAGCTGTTGGGAAATTGTATGTAGATGCCAAATTCCCGCCTGAAGCTAAGGCGAAAGCAGAAGAAATGATCCGTAACGTGATTACGGCATTCCAAAACAGAATTACTGCTTTGGATTGGATGTCTGATGAAACCAAAGAGAAAGCAGTTGAGAAATTAAGCAAAATGACCATTAAGATTGCTTACCCAGATGAGTGGGAAGATTATTCTAAGTTGGCTGTAAAAGAAGGGAACGGCTATTTCCAAAATATGATGGCTGCTTCAGAGTGGTCTAACCAAAAGAATCTTTCTAAAATAGGGGAGCCTGTGGATAAGAAAGAATGGGGGATGTCTCCGCAAACCGTGAATGCTTACTTCAATCCTTTGAACAACGAAATCGTATTTCCAGCAGCTATTTTGCAACCACCTTTCTACAACTTCGATGCTGATGATGCTGTAAACTATGGTGGTATTGGAGCTGTAATTGGTCACGAGATCTCTCACTCTTTTGATGATTCTGGAGCGCGTTTTGATGGTGACGGAAACCTTAAAAATTGGTGGACAGAGCAAGATTTGGAAGAGTTTACGAAGCGTGGTAACCAATTGGCAGAGCAATACAGTGCTATTGAAGTATTGGATAGCGTATACATTAACGGTGCCTTTACTCTTGGTGAGAACATTGGAGATTTAGGTGGTGTATTGGGAGCTTATGATGCCCTTCAATTGGATTTCCAAAAAAATGGTAGACCAGAAAACATTGACGGATTTACGCCAGAGCAGCGTTTCTTTATGTCATGGGCTACTGTTTGGAGAACATTAATGAGAGACGATGCCTTGAGAACTCGTATCAAGACAGATACACACTCTCCAGGTCAAGTGAGAGCTACACAGCCATTGAAAAACATCGATGCGTTTTACGAGGCTTTCGATATTCAAGAAGGAGACCCAATGTATTTGGCTCCAGAAGATCGTGTAAGAATTTGGTAA
- a CDS encoding M48 family metallopeptidase: MKKRFLMVLALASFGLNAQTNAELTKHFEAYYNQMKTHGDVQGVINALTHLDVLNPTQARKDTLAYIYVSEGRYREALNTIGIDKNATDSNLNTEVKAIALKALNQSKRALEHYEVLFAKEPNPYLAYEIADLKMQIQDLAGAKTSIEYGLANVTDDMKRTYYESQPPYQASLKAGFLYLKGILVFNENKDENVESALAILNRALAVDPNFKMAQLAKDALLSRPAKP; this comes from the coding sequence ATGAAAAAACGATTCCTTATGGTGTTGGCATTGGCCAGTTTTGGCCTTAATGCCCAAACCAACGCCGAGCTTACCAAACACTTTGAAGCCTATTATAACCAAATGAAAACACACGGCGATGTGCAAGGTGTAATTAACGCGCTTACACACTTAGACGTCCTTAATCCCACCCAAGCACGCAAAGACACTCTGGCCTATATTTATGTATCGGAAGGGCGCTATAGGGAGGCCTTAAATACGATTGGAATTGATAAAAATGCAACAGACTCCAACCTCAATACGGAGGTGAAAGCCATAGCCCTAAAAGCCCTTAATCAGTCAAAACGCGCCTTGGAACATTACGAAGTATTATTCGCCAAAGAACCCAATCCTTATTTGGCCTATGAAATTGCCGATTTAAAAATGCAGATTCAGGATCTTGCAGGTGCCAAAACTAGTATAGAATATGGACTGGCCAATGTAACAGACGACATGAAACGCACTTATTATGAATCGCAGCCTCCATACCAAGCGTCATTAAAAGCTGGCTTTTTGTACCTCAAGGGCATCTTGGTGTTCAACGAAAATAAAGATGAAAATGTAGAAAGTGCACTTGCGATATTGAATCGAGCTTTAGCTGTAGATCCAAATTTTAAGATGGCTCAATTGGCCAAGGATGCTCTATTGTCAAGACCTGCTAAACCTTGA
- a CDS encoding T9SS type A sorting domain-containing protein: protein MKKVTLFLMLFCSLITYSQVFLSEDFNGSKPSWAGSGWEYNGGMFPFTTCETQSLSSLATKTLTTPTQTSIGTDITISFDHKIVDTANFEPIAPLANWGTVVYSYTSNGTDWTILETINDSNYTYDGTCQAMSFTINSSEVPGGSDFQFKVQFTQVTANFLLFYIIDNLNITQASNTVPNCDASLTSDSSNVSIDMPTLTWNNATGSPSGYTLAVGLSAEDDSVVATTDVESATSFTFQEALDYATTYYVTITPYNNAGEATDCTIQTFTTEEAPLLGDVCSHPIEIDLGTGNFNQTAVSLNPFSDDYESVPCYEAGYSIAGTDMVYALSVAEDTSLDIAITNVENQKLTLLVLDACIGVADTCIASGTTGSENTDGTFNDINLNDVVLPGGNTYYFVFGSFGVSSTDNSQFNLNITTNDCITPAASLTTEADCDNQEFSVTVDVTSMGNATTLTLSDGGTYQDEDLDALGQVTFGPYASGTPVTIEITSDLGCSISPSTIYYCAPVNDECASALPLTLSTNNTCDNAVSGATYGATHSTNNACNADYKDVWYSFTPATSGYHYISLTNTNEDINQRINIYGGTCGELTELTDECDFNSNFSIYLTEGNTYYIPVQSQGEDNDITVGKTFELCAYKLPEAIANDECSNAIAIEASDASGSFNVVSATTANAYHSAELTCAASYYEDVWYSFTAQNSGTYYFNFDILVGNNTFYTIYNTGDCASVDANYVSGLTNCNNGTGEKAIELEAGSTYLINVHSQQTATYAFYLYPDATLGNAEVNFEGFRYYPNPVKNTLTFESPNMISSVAIYNVVGQNVLATASNNTMSTVNMSALPNGIYFAKVNIDGAEKTIKIIKE from the coding sequence ATGAAAAAAGTTACCCTTTTCCTCATGCTATTTTGTAGCTTGATAACCTACTCGCAAGTTTTTCTTAGCGAAGATTTTAATGGCTCTAAACCTTCTTGGGCCGGTTCTGGATGGGAATATAATGGCGGTATGTTTCCTTTTACTACCTGTGAAACTCAGTCCTTATCTAGCCTAGCCACAAAAACCTTAACAACCCCAACGCAAACTTCCATAGGTACAGATATCACTATCAGTTTTGACCATAAAATTGTGGATACAGCAAACTTTGAACCAATAGCTCCTCTTGCCAATTGGGGAACTGTGGTATACTCTTACACTAGCAATGGAACCGATTGGACAATTTTGGAAACTATAAATGATTCCAACTATACCTACGATGGTACTTGCCAAGCCATGTCATTTACCATCAATAGCTCAGAGGTGCCTGGCGGCAGTGATTTTCAATTTAAAGTGCAATTCACACAAGTCACTGCTAACTTTTTGCTCTTTTACATAATTGACAATCTCAACATTACTCAGGCATCCAACACAGTCCCAAACTGTGATGCTAGCTTAACTTCTGATTCTAGCAATGTATCTATTGATATGCCTACCCTTACTTGGAACAACGCTACAGGAAGCCCTAGCGGTTATACTCTAGCGGTTGGTCTATCAGCTGAGGATGACTCTGTAGTGGCAACCACCGATGTAGAAAGCGCAACGTCATTTACCTTCCAAGAGGCCCTAGACTACGCTACTACCTATTATGTAACCATTACCCCATACAACAATGCAGGTGAGGCTACCGACTGTACTATTCAAACCTTTACAACAGAGGAAGCGCCTCTACTGGGAGATGTTTGTAGCCACCCTATTGAAATTGACCTAGGCACTGGAAATTTCAACCAAACGGCTGTAAGTTTAAATCCTTTTTCAGATGATTACGAAAGCGTTCCTTGCTACGAAGCCGGTTACAGTATTGCTGGCACCGATATGGTGTATGCGCTTTCTGTAGCAGAAGACACTTCCCTTGACATTGCTATCACCAATGTGGAAAACCAAAAACTAACCCTTCTTGTTTTAGATGCTTGTATTGGCGTAGCAGATACCTGTATTGCATCTGGCACTACTGGTTCAGAAAATACTGATGGCACATTTAATGATATCAACCTAAATGACGTGGTATTACCTGGAGGTAACACTTATTATTTCGTTTTTGGTTCTTTTGGAGTCTCCTCAACTGACAATAGCCAATTTAATCTTAACATTACCACCAATGATTGTATTACACCTGCTGCTTCCTTAACCACTGAAGCAGATTGCGACAACCAAGAGTTTTCGGTAACCGTAGATGTGACTTCAATGGGTAACGCCACTACCTTAACTTTAAGTGATGGCGGAACTTACCAAGACGAAGACCTTGACGCTTTAGGACAAGTAACTTTTGGTCCTTATGCTTCAGGAACCCCCGTAACTATAGAAATTACAAGTGATTTAGGGTGTTCTATCTCACCATCCACCATCTATTACTGCGCTCCGGTTAATGACGAATGTGCCTCGGCGCTGCCATTAACCCTTTCCACAAACAATACGTGTGACAACGCTGTTTCTGGAGCTACCTACGGGGCTACGCACTCCACAAATAATGCATGTAATGCCGATTACAAAGATGTTTGGTACAGTTTTACGCCTGCTACCTCAGGATACCATTACATCTCCCTTACCAACACTAATGAGGACATAAACCAAAGAATCAATATTTACGGTGGTACCTGTGGTGAACTTACAGAACTTACAGACGAGTGTGACTTTAATTCTAACTTCTCTATCTATTTAACCGAAGGGAACACCTATTACATTCCGGTACAATCCCAAGGTGAGGACAACGACATTACCGTTGGAAAAACCTTCGAGCTTTGCGCTTACAAACTTCCTGAAGCGATTGCCAATGACGAATGTAGCAACGCGATTGCCATTGAAGCTTCAGATGCCTCGGGTAGTTTTAATGTGGTTTCTGCAACTACTGCAAATGCTTACCACTCTGCAGAATTAACCTGTGCAGCTAGCTATTATGAAGATGTATGGTATTCCTTCACTGCTCAAAACAGCGGAACTTACTACTTTAACTTTGACATTTTAGTAGGCAACAATACGTTCTACACCATCTATAACACTGGTGATTGTGCTTCTGTAGATGCAAACTACGTATCTGGTTTAACCAATTGCAATAACGGAACAGGCGAAAAAGCAATAGAGCTTGAAGCTGGATCCACGTATTTAATAAATGTGCATTCGCAACAAACAGCCACCTACGCATTCTACCTTTACCCAGATGCCACTTTAGGTAATGCAGAGGTGAATTTTGAAGGCTTTAGATACTATCCAAACCCAGTTAAAAACACTTTGACGTTTGAATCTCCAAACATGATTTCATCTGTTGCTATCTATAATGTAGTAGGCCAAAACGTATTAGCCACTGCTAGTAACAACACCATGTCTACCGTAAACATGAGTGCCTTACCAAATGGTATCTACTTTGCGAAGGTGAACATTGACGGTGCTGAGAAAACTATCAAAATCATTAAAGAGTAA
- a CDS encoding T9SS type A sorting domain-containing protein gives MKKVTLFCMLLTGMLTYSQIDINEDFESYESGTQPSGWTGDFETTSTFNNSSFFRCGSRSFYTGSTSASTKIFTTENLSEATTAADATVTFNYKIVAMNLSTGVKIAPAENWGTFVFEYTTNGTDWIEIGSINDDNYTYNEECHSASYTIDAASLPIGSDFKFRGSFNLENVAPVTFVYASIDDLVISQSNSLSNAEVNFEGFRYYPNPVKNTLTFESPNMVSSVAIYNVVGQKVVATAGNNTMTTVNMSALPNGIYFAKVTIDGTEKTIKIIKE, from the coding sequence ATGAAAAAAGTTACCCTTTTCTGCATGCTACTTACAGGCATGCTTACCTACTCCCAAATTGATATTAACGAAGATTTTGAATCTTACGAATCAGGAACTCAACCTTCCGGATGGACAGGAGATTTTGAAACCACAAGCACCTTTAACAACTCAAGTTTCTTCCGTTGTGGTAGTCGATCATTTTATACCGGTAGTACTAGTGCATCAACGAAAATCTTTACCACTGAAAATTTATCTGAGGCTACTACTGCCGCAGATGCTACCGTGACGTTCAACTATAAAATAGTTGCAATGAACTTGAGTACTGGCGTGAAAATAGCGCCAGCAGAAAACTGGGGTACTTTTGTATTTGAATATACTACCAATGGCACCGACTGGATTGAGATAGGTTCCATAAATGATGACAATTATACCTACAATGAGGAATGCCATTCGGCCTCCTACACTATTGACGCTGCTAGTTTACCTATTGGCTCCGATTTCAAATTTAGAGGCTCCTTCAACCTTGAGAATGTAGCTCCTGTAACTTTTGTTTATGCCTCTATTGATGACCTTGTCATTTCCCAATCAAATTCTTTAAGCAATGCGGAGGTGAATTTTGAAGGCTTTAGATACTATCCAAACCCGGTTAAAAACACCTTGACGTTTGAGTCTCCAAACATGGTTTCATCTGTAGCCATCTACAATGTAGTAGGTCAAAAAGTAGTAGCAACTGCGGGTAACAACACCATGACTACCGTAAATATGAGTGCCTTACCAAATGGTATCTACTTTGCGAAGGTGACTATTGACGGTACTGAGAAAACTATCAAAATCATTAAAGAGTAG
- a CDS encoding T9SS type A sorting domain-containing protein, with protein MKKVTLLFMLLCSLITYSQIEIITDFETGTNWTSDAYGWNVFNENVGYNAGCDNNSLQVLTEANQSWSTTSPTSVSNGTDVTVTFDYKVTNYDSPFAPVANWGSLVFEYTSDGGTTWTILETIDDSNYTYTEACTNFSTTIAGANVPDGNDFQFRATLNAITTSGGPWTSYLLAGIDNVAITQPATTVPNCDATLTSTTNIDAPAATISWDAATGLPTGYYVSVGDDSGNYNVTNNANVTNGTSLSLNNLQGETTYYVKITPYNAIGSSVDCPEQTFVTGPLPLLGDVCTYPIVVDTDAAPYTSSVDLYEYQDDYSTSPCNSSSSSIGGRDIVYAIAPFEDTSINISLTNIANRTTTVHVLDSCVDVAEYCIATAQSSTSNDYADINMTDIVLYANTVTYIVIASNSTLSPNSTFDLSITTNECIVPAVSLTTVPDCENYEFSVEVDITHFGNSSNLIVSDGVDEQELDAIGTLTFGPYATGSEVNITTTSDLGCAISDAVTYFCIPENNECSGALPLTASTDSTCDNKVSGYTYNATNSTNNSCSSSHKDVWYTFTPAESGYYQFTLTNTGTSTTGMKLSLYSGSCESLTEVSCDNEYLLTTTLTANTEYLVAVQSYGTDETGGEGVLFDLCAYQVPVIENNDCVDAIAVSESDADGSTNVISGSLENAFHSSIGCGGTDQRFAWYSFTPQNTGTYHINFNGSTSSTYFVLFNTDDCTDIDYNDFVPEIGSCWTFGGTAEMAFSLEAGTTYLAAVNGAGAYTYDFYIYPDASLSTAEVNFEGFRYYPNPVKNTLTFESPNMISSVAIYNVVGQKVLATADNDTMSTVNMGALPNGIYFAKVTIDGAEKTIKIIKE; from the coding sequence ATGAAAAAAGTTACCTTATTGTTTATGCTACTTTGTAGCTTGATTACTTATTCACAAATTGAAATTATCACTGATTTTGAAACCGGCACTAACTGGACTTCGGACGCCTACGGATGGAACGTTTTTAACGAAAATGTCGGCTATAACGCTGGATGCGACAACAATTCACTACAAGTCCTTACTGAGGCTAACCAAAGTTGGTCTACCACCTCTCCAACTTCTGTATCCAATGGTACCGATGTTACGGTAACTTTTGACTACAAAGTTACCAACTATGATTCGCCTTTTGCACCCGTTGCCAATTGGGGTTCATTAGTATTTGAATACACTTCAGATGGCGGAACCACTTGGACAATACTCGAAACTATAGATGATTCCAACTATACATACACAGAGGCATGTACCAATTTTAGCACTACAATTGCCGGAGCCAACGTACCGGACGGTAACGACTTTCAATTTAGAGCTACCTTAAATGCTATAACCACAAGCGGTGGACCATGGACGTCCTATCTGCTTGCTGGTATTGATAATGTTGCCATTACACAACCTGCCACAACGGTACCTAACTGTGATGCCACCTTAACTTCAACCACTAATATTGATGCCCCTGCGGCTACAATTTCATGGGATGCCGCAACCGGCCTGCCAACTGGGTACTATGTAAGCGTAGGAGATGATTCCGGAAATTATAATGTTACTAACAACGCCAATGTAACCAACGGAACCTCACTTTCCTTAAACAATTTACAGGGAGAAACTACTTACTATGTAAAAATTACTCCTTACAATGCCATTGGGTCTTCAGTAGATTGTCCAGAGCAAACTTTTGTAACCGGTCCGCTACCATTATTGGGTGACGTTTGTACCTACCCTATTGTTGTGGATACAGATGCCGCACCTTACACCTCTTCAGTTGATTTATACGAATATCAAGATGACTATAGTACATCTCCTTGCAACTCTAGCTCCTCTTCTATTGGTGGTAGAGATATCGTATATGCTATTGCACCTTTTGAAGACACCTCTATTAATATTAGTTTGACAAACATTGCTAATAGAACTACCACGGTACATGTATTGGACAGCTGTGTTGACGTGGCTGAATACTGTATTGCAACCGCACAATCTTCTACCTCCAATGACTATGCTGATATCAACATGACGGATATTGTATTGTACGCCAATACTGTTACTTACATCGTGATAGCTAGCAACAGCACCCTTTCTCCAAACAGTACATTTGACCTATCTATCACCACCAACGAATGTATTGTACCAGCAGTTAGTTTAACAACTGTTCCAGATTGTGAAAATTATGAATTTTCAGTAGAAGTAGATATCACTCACTTTGGTAATTCGTCAAACTTAATCGTTAGTGATGGGGTAGATGAGCAAGAACTTGACGCAATTGGAACACTCACGTTTGGGCCATATGCTACGGGTAGCGAGGTAAACATTACCACTACCTCCGATTTAGGTTGTGCTATTTCAGACGCTGTTACCTATTTCTGTATTCCAGAAAATAATGAGTGCTCCGGAGCGCTTCCTTTAACGGCATCCACGGATAGTACATGCGATAATAAAGTGAGTGGTTACACTTACAATGCAACAAACTCAACCAACAATTCTTGTTCTTCAAGCCATAAAGATGTTTGGTACACATTTACTCCTGCAGAGTCTGGCTATTATCAGTTTACTCTAACCAATACAGGAACCTCAACTACAGGAATGAAACTTTCGCTATACAGTGGAAGTTGTGAAAGTTTAACTGAGGTTAGTTGTGATAATGAATACCTATTAACCACTACCCTTACCGCAAACACCGAATACCTTGTAGCTGTACAATCTTATGGTACAGATGAAACTGGAGGAGAAGGAGTTCTATTTGATCTTTGCGCTTACCAAGTACCAGTTATCGAAAACAATGATTGCGTTGACGCTATTGCCGTATCAGAATCTGATGCAGATGGTTCTACAAATGTAATCAGTGGTTCTTTGGAAAATGCATTCCATTCATCCATTGGATGTGGAGGTACTGACCAAAGATTTGCTTGGTATAGTTTTACACCACAAAACACGGGTACATATCACATTAACTTCAACGGCTCAACAAGTTCTACTTATTTTGTTCTGTTTAATACAGATGACTGTACCGATATAGACTATAATGACTTTGTTCCAGAAATAGGTTCATGTTGGACTTTTGGAGGAACAGCTGAAATGGCCTTTTCACTAGAAGCTGGAACTACCTATTTGGCAGCAGTAAATGGAGCAGGAGCATACACCTATGATTTCTACATCTACCCAGATGCATCCTTAAGCACTGCAGAAGTGAACTTTGAAGGATTTAGATACTATCCAAACCCAGTTAAAAACACCTTGACGTTTGAATCGCCAAACATGATTTCATCTGTAGCTATCTACAATGTAGTTGGTCAAAAAGTTTTGGCTACTGCTGATAACGATACAATGTCTACCGTAAACATGGGAGCCTTACCAAACGGTATTTACTTTGCTAAAGTGACTATTGACGGCGCAGAGAAAACCATTAAAATCATTAAAGAGTAG